From the genome of Cytophagales bacterium WSM2-2:
GCTTTTTCCGCTAAAGACAATTTTAAAGACAAGAAAAAATAACCGACATGATGAAATTCAAAACAGCCGACCTGATGATCGTATTGATTCTGGCCGCACCCTTTGCCTATTTGTTACTTTGCTACGAATCTTTACCGGATCGCATTGCCATCCATTGGGAAGCGAACGGCAAACCGAATGATTGGACTGAAAAAAGCCGAAGCTGGCTCACTCTGCTTTTCACTTCATCGCTGGCCTTTGTCTCGTACTTGATCTTTCGCTTCATTACTATCCTTGATCCTAAAAAACTGGCATTCCTTTCGGCTGAAATTTTTCACAAAATCGGCTTTGCAACAGTGGTATTCATAGCATCGCTGAACCTGATGATTTTATACGGCTCAACATCAGAATCAATGGCTTTTGGAAAAATGGGATTGATACTGGCAAGCCTGCTGTTAGCCTTCCTTGGAAACCTCATGTATAATCTCAAACCCAATTATTTTTTCGGGATACGTACGCCCTGGGCACTGGAAGACGAAACCAATTGGAGGCTCACCCACCGACTGGCAAGTAAGCTTTGGTTAGGTGGAGGGATATTGTCGGCAATCCTGATTTTTGCTTTTCCCCAATCTGCAGCGTTCACAATTTTTATCAGCAGTATCCTCATCCTTGTCATCATCCCGATTGCTTATTCATTTTCAATATTCAAAAAAACAAAAGTGTCCCAATGAAAAAATTGTTAATACTACTGTTGACAGTCGTCAACTACTCCGTTGCTCAAAATAAAATAGCCGGTGACTGGGAAGGTAAACTTGCTTTAACTGGTGGAATTAATCTTCGGATTATCTTTCATATCACAGACACCGATGGGCAACTCTCTGCAAAAATGGATAGTCCGGATCAAGGCGTTAATGGTTTGGCCTGTGACAAAGCTGAATTGAATAACGAAACGTTGGTGATCGGTCTGAGTCGCGCTGGAGTAGTTTATGAAGGAACAGTGAGTAAAGATATGAACTCAATCACTGGAACCTGGAGGCAGGGGAATGCATCTTTGAACCTGGATTTTCTAAGAAAAGAAGTGAATGCAAAAGAGGAAGTTAAACCACAAACACCTCTACCACCATTTTCATATGCCTCAGAAGATATCGAGTATGACAACGAGACTAAAACCATTCACTATGGAGCTACATTGACATATCCGAAAACCGGTGGAAATTTTCCGGCTGTCATTCTGATTACAGGAAGCGGGTTGCAAGACAGGGATGAAACCATCGGGTTGCATAAACCCTTCGCAGTGATTGCTGATCACCTGACTAAAAATGGCTTCGCTGTATTGCGTGTTGACGATCGGGGTAAAGGTAAAACAACCGGGGATGTCAAAAATGCTACGACTGCGGATTTTGCCAATGACCTTGAGGTAGCCATCCAGCAATTAAAATCCAGAAAGGAAATCAATTCCAAAAAAATAGGTTTGATCGGTCACAGTGAGGGAGGCATGATAGCGCCACTCGTGGCTTCACGAAATAAGTCGGTTGCCTTTATTGTGTTGTTGGCCGGGCCAGGCATCCCTATACCCGAGTTGCTGGCGGAACAATCCGAAGCCATGATGAAAATCGCGGGCGTGAATGGAGAGGCTCTTTCGGCATATCACGACATGTACAAAAAAGAGATTGTTGCCATTCCTAATGCAACCACAAAAGAAGCAGCGGTACAGTCGGCTGTAAGTATTTTCCGAACATGGCAAAAAGCAACACCAAAAGAGATTGTAGTTAAAACGACTACAGTCACCGATTCCACGTCTACAAGTGCATTCATCAACAACCTGGTAAATCAATTTTACAGTCCCTGGTTCAGGTATTTCCTCCTTTTTGATCCGCAGCCGATTTTACAGAAACTGACGTGCCCGGTACTGGCGCTGAATGGCGAAAAGGACGTGCAGGTCCTGGCCAAAAGTAACCTGGCCGGGATAAAGTCCGCCCTGCAGAAGAGCAAAAGTACGTTTGAAGTAAGAGAGCTGCCGGGATTAAACCATCTCTTCCAGACCTGCTCAACATGTGCTCCATCTGAATACTTCGGGCTGCAGGAAACGTTCTCGCCTACAGCCCTGGATGCCATTACCGACTGGCTAAAAAAGACAGTAAAGTAGCTTTGAGGCCCTATACCCCCGAAACCGGGGGTGCCAAAGGCTTTTGGAACTTATTATTTTTTATTACTACCTTTGAGAGTTAATGATATAATCCCACCTGGTAGTAATCCAATCACTTGTTTATTGTCAGCATCGGCCTTATTGAAATTAGCAAGAACATTTTATCACTTAATTAAAAAAACAAAATGAACATTTATGTAGCTAACATTCCTTGGAAAGCTTCTGAGGATCAGTTGAAGGAGCTTTTCGGCCAGTATGGCGATGTGGCTTCAGCTAAGATTATCATGGACAAAGTTACGCAACGCAGCCGTGGCTTTGGTTTCGTTGAAATGAGCGATGACAACTCTGGTCGCACGGCAATCAATGAACTTAATGGCCGTGATTTCTTGGGCAAGAACCTTGTGGTGAACGAAGCGCGTCCCCGCGAAGAGCGTCCTGCTCGTTCCGGCGGTGGCTTCCGTAGAAACGATTTCAATTAATCCGATCTTAACCGATAAAAATCAATGCCACGTGAAAGCGTGGCATTTTTGTTTTGTCGTAGTCTGTCAGCAGAAGCTATGTCTCACATAGCTATTTCTTTTCATAAGCAATCTTTCCGGCAACAATAGTCATTGCTATTTCTGTCTTCAGAATCTTGTCATCGTCTACGCTCATGATATCCTGAGAGAAAACAGTAAAATCAGCAAGCTTGCCCGGCACAATTGATCCCTTGATATTCTCTTCGAAAGCTCCATAGGCGGCATCAAGTGTATATGACTTCAATGCCTGAGCCCGTGTCATTTTCTCGTCAGGTTCATAACCTCCTACGGGCTCACCTTTCAATGTCTGCCGCGTTACCGATGCAAAAAAGCATGCAATCGGATTGATTGGCTCGACAGGCACATCTGTGCCATTTACAATTTTTGCTCCCGACTTCAGCAACGATTGCCACATGTATGCACTTTCTTTGATTCTCTTTTCTCCAAGCCGGTCGATTGCCCAGGGCCTGTCGGATGAAAGGTGGATCGCCTGCATTGCTGGAACTACACCCAACTTTGCAAAACGGGGAATGTCCTGCGGGTTGATATGTTGTGCATGCTCGATTCTGAACCTGACATCTCCGGCCATGTCAGGATTTTCATTGAATGCTGTTTCATAACGATCAAGAACTTCCTTGTTCGCCCGGTCCCCAATCGCATGGGTACAGATCTGGAAGCCGGCATTCAATCCCTCACGTGCTGCTTTGAGAACTGAATCCATTGACATCAGGGGCATTCCCGATGTCTCCTTGCGGTCGGAATAAGGTTCCAGCAGCCACGCTCCTCTAGAACCCAGTGCTCCGTCTCCATATAGTTTTACGGAGCGGACCGTGAGCCAGTTGGAAGAATCAACCTCGCGCCCATTTTTGAAATATTCTTTTACCAGTGCTTCATCTGAACCGGAGAGCATTTCATACAACCTTACTTTCAGCTTGTTCTCTGATTTGAACTTCTTCAGCAAGTTCAGGTTTTCACGACCCACGCCTGCATCATGAAAGCTAGTAATGCCATTGCGAAGGCAAGCTTCCATTGCCAGTCCATATGCATTCGAAAGTGTCTCAATAGTTTGATTCGGAATTGATTTTGATATGAGTGATTGCGCTCTTTCCACAAAAATTCCAGTCGGGTTTCCCAAGGGATCTCGAATAATTTCGCCTCCCTCACCAAGATTTTTTTGAAGTTGCTCTTTCGAAAGTTGATTGACACCGGCAATCTCCATCGCCTTTTTGTTCGCAAAGGAGGCATGTCCGCTGGCATGGGTTAAGTAAACGGGGTTGTTTGGGGAAACGGCACTCAGTTGGTCATGTGTTTGAAATCCCTTAACAAGCTTGGAGGGTTTTTTATCCCAATGATCCTGGTGCCACCCGCGCCCGATGATCCAATCTCCCGGTTTAGATTTTGCGACAGCATCTTTCACACGTTCCACAAGTTCATCGTAACTTTTTGTGTCAGCTAGGTTGAGTGTAAGTTCCTGGAAGCCCAGCCCGAGCAAATGACCATGCCCTTCGATAAATCCCGGTGTCATGGTCTTTCCCTGCAAATCCAATATCTGGGTTTTATCATTTTTGAACTGCTCCACCTCCTTCTCACTTCCAGCAAAAATGATTTTGTCTCCTTTCACGGCTACTGCCTCTACCGAAGGGCTTGCATCATTAGCAGTGTATATTTTTCCACCACGAATGATCAGGTCAGCGGTTGTCTTCTTCTCCGAACAGGAGATCAATGTTATAATTATGAGAAAGGAAAATAAGTATTTCATGAGCATGGCGTTAATTCATAAAAATAAAAAGATTCACTCTATCTTCGAACGCTAATCTGACGACCATGAAGAAATTGTTTATCGTTTTGGTGCTCCTCGGATCAATTAACTCCCTGAAAGCTCAAAACATGGGTTTGTCCTTTTCCTATTTCGTGCCGCGCAATGGCTCTTTCTCCACTCCTATCAGCCCGTTTTCTCTGCGCGGACTTGGATTTAACTTCAACGATTACTTCGGAGTACAGACAGGTGTTACGTTATATCGAATGTCTGGTTTGAATATGATCGACTTGCCTTTCGAGTCAAAGGAACCAATGCTTGGCCCCAATTTTACATTGTTTATTCCAGCTGAATTTGTATTTCAGCTCCAGGGGCAACGGGTTAAATTTGATGTGAAAGCGGGCGGCTTCTTCTTCTATGGTTTTGCTCAGCAGTTGAATTCCGGAAACATCGACCGGGCCGTTCGTCAATACCAGCAATGGGATGTTGCCAACTCGGATTTGTCTTTTCAAAACAATCCGGGTTTTGGAAAACATTTCGGGGCGGAGCTGACTATTTATGTTACCAATCAATTTGGAATCTCATTAGAAACAAACTACCTGATGGGTACATCCAAAATTCCACTAAGCGGAAGTTACACCGGTGGCTTAGTGACTGGTCCATTACAGAAAGTGACTGTCGACTACAGTGATGCTAAAGTGGATTTTACCGGGCTCGAATTCTCCGTTGGCGTGATATTTACTAACGGTGGTGGTGGTGGTTCGAAATACAAACCTAAACGAAGAAGATAGTCTGAATCAGAGTACGTTGTTCAACTGCTCTTTTATCTTTTCAAGTTCATCTTTCATTTCCACCACATGCTTTTGAATGCCTGCATCATTCGCTTTTGATCCAATCGTATTGATTTCGCGTCCGATTTCCTGGGCAATAAAACCGAGCTTCTTTCCATTGGAATTTTTGTCTTTCATCACCGACAAAAAATAATTGAGGTGGGTGGAAAGTCTGACTTGCTCTTCTTGTATGTCAAGTTTTTCAATGTAGTAAA
Proteins encoded in this window:
- a CDS encoding RNA-binding protein is translated as MNIYVANIPWKASEDQLKELFGQYGDVASAKIIMDKVTQRSRGFGFVEMSDDNSGRTAINELNGRDFLGKNLVVNEARPREERPARSGGGFRRNDFN
- a CDS encoding alpha/beta hydrolase, translated to MKKLLILLLTVVNYSVAQNKIAGDWEGKLALTGGINLRIIFHITDTDGQLSAKMDSPDQGVNGLACDKAELNNETLVIGLSRAGVVYEGTVSKDMNSITGTWRQGNASLNLDFLRKEVNAKEEVKPQTPLPPFSYASEDIEYDNETKTIHYGATLTYPKTGGNFPAVILITGSGLQDRDETIGLHKPFAVIADHLTKNGFAVLRVDDRGKGKTTGDVKNATTADFANDLEVAIQQLKSRKEINSKKIGLIGHSEGGMIAPLVASRNKSVAFIVLLAGPGIPIPELLAEQSEAMMKIAGVNGEALSAYHDMYKKEIVAIPNATTKEAAVQSAVSIFRTWQKATPKEIVVKTTTVTDSTSTSAFINNLVNQFYSPWFRYFLLFDPQPILQKLTCPVLALNGEKDVQVLAKSNLAGIKSALQKSKSTFEVRELPGLNHLFQTCSTCAPSEYFGLQETFSPTALDAITDWLKKTVK
- a CDS encoding amidohydrolase, with translation MLMKYLFSFLIIITLISCSEKKTTADLIIRGGKIYTANDASPSVEAVAVKGDKIIFAGSEKEVEQFKNDKTQILDLQGKTMTPGFIEGHGHLLGLGFQELTLNLADTKSYDELVERVKDAVAKSKPGDWIIGRGWHQDHWDKKPSKLVKGFQTHDQLSAVSPNNPVYLTHASGHASFANKKAMEIAGVNQLSKEQLQKNLGEGGEIIRDPLGNPTGIFVERAQSLISKSIPNQTIETLSNAYGLAMEACLRNGITSFHDAGVGRENLNLLKKFKSENKLKVRLYEMLSGSDEALVKEYFKNGREVDSSNWLTVRSVKLYGDGALGSRGAWLLEPYSDRKETSGMPLMSMDSVLKAAREGLNAGFQICTHAIGDRANKEVLDRYETAFNENPDMAGDVRFRIEHAQHINPQDIPRFAKLGVVPAMQAIHLSSDRPWAIDRLGEKRIKESAYMWQSLLKSGAKIVNGTDVPVEPINPIACFFASVTRQTLKGEPVGGYEPDEKMTRAQALKSYTLDAAYGAFEENIKGSIVPGKLADFTVFSQDIMSVDDDKILKTEIAMTIVAGKIAYEKK